The Pseudofrankia inefficax genome window below encodes:
- a CDS encoding amidohydrolase family protein, which yields MDELGHPVWDADNHYYEAVDAFTRHLDPRDGPRCVQWATINGRQYHVLGGRVSRAVSNATFDPISRPGCLAAYFRGNPDKANPLDLIRDSEPVRAEYRDPAARLRVLDEQGLEGCFLFPTLGMIYEEPLRHDPVAVTTTFRAFNRWLAEDWTFDYRGRVLTAPYLTLADVDWAVEELDWAIDHGARMIVMRAAAPTTALGQRSPFDPMFAPFWARLNEAGLALVVHAGDSGVSSDGYGPDSHTFSFSGAGYGPTIASFAIEEAVHNYLLTMVLSNHLARYPNLRVASVENGAEFLPDLFRKLRSQARKLPGWFREDPVEIFRRHVWINPFWEDDLASVVGWVGADRVLFGSDWPHIEGLPTPLDYVPETKALTPADRRLVLRENAVALATPRPV from the coding sequence GTGGACGAGCTTGGGCACCCGGTGTGGGATGCGGACAACCACTACTACGAGGCCGTCGACGCCTTCACCCGGCATCTGGACCCGAGGGACGGGCCGCGCTGCGTGCAGTGGGCGACGATCAACGGCCGGCAGTACCACGTGCTGGGCGGCCGGGTCAGCCGGGCGGTGTCCAACGCGACGTTCGACCCGATCTCCAGGCCGGGCTGCCTCGCGGCCTACTTCCGGGGCAACCCCGACAAGGCCAACCCGCTCGACCTGATCCGCGACAGCGAGCCGGTCCGGGCCGAGTACCGCGACCCGGCCGCCCGGCTGCGGGTCCTCGACGAGCAGGGGCTGGAGGGCTGCTTCCTGTTCCCGACCCTCGGCATGATCTACGAGGAGCCGCTGCGCCACGACCCGGTGGCGGTGACGACGACGTTCCGGGCGTTCAACCGCTGGCTCGCCGAGGACTGGACCTTCGACTACCGGGGACGGGTCCTCACGGCGCCCTACCTGACGCTCGCCGACGTCGACTGGGCCGTCGAGGAGCTGGACTGGGCCATCGACCACGGCGCCCGGATGATCGTCATGAGGGCCGCGGCGCCGACGACGGCGCTCGGCCAGCGCAGCCCGTTCGACCCGATGTTCGCCCCGTTCTGGGCCCGGCTGAACGAGGCGGGGCTCGCGCTGGTCGTGCACGCCGGTGACAGCGGGGTGTCGTCCGACGGGTACGGCCCGGACAGCCACACCTTCAGCTTCTCGGGCGCCGGCTACGGCCCGACGATCGCCAGCTTCGCGATCGAGGAGGCGGTGCACAACTATCTGCTGACGATGGTGCTGTCCAACCACCTGGCCCGGTACCCGAACCTGCGGGTCGCGTCGGTGGAGAACGGCGCCGAGTTCCTGCCCGACCTGTTCCGCAAGCTGCGCTCGCAGGCGCGCAAGCTGCCCGGCTGGTTCCGCGAGGACCCGGTGGAGATCTTCCGCCGGCACGTCTGGATCAACCCGTTCTGGGAGGACGACCTGGCCTCGGTGGTCGGCTGGGTCGGCGCCGACCGGGTCCTGTTCGGCTCCGACTGGCCGCACATCGAGGGCCTGCCGACGCCGCTGGACTACGTGCCGGAGACGAAGGCGCTCACCCCGGCCGACCGAAGGCTGGTGCTGCGCGAGAACGCCGTCGCGCTCGCCACCCCGCGCCCGGTCTGA
- a CDS encoding carboxylate--amine ligase/circularly permuted type 2 ATP-grasp protein, translating to MSDTPIPAVGVEEEFHILDLVTRALVPRAGEILEALPAGRFTSELLKSVVETNSAPTRDLAALRADLVDLRHELAAAAEPLGLGPVAAGTVPIVDPDRLEVSRDPRYLQMTEEYQILAREQVICGAHVHVDVGDRDTAMAVIARVGPWLPLFLALSASSPFWLGADSGYASMRTMVWQRWPTAGVTGRFQTAAEYDQLVADLVKSGVISDPGMVYFDIRPSAHLPTVELRVCDACPDVDTVVLIAGLFRGLVSHSVAAIEAGLPVELPRAELLRAATWRAARSGLEGDLVEPSGGGAGPVPAEDLLGRLLAEIRPQLETAGDWELLTELAEQAIQRGSAAAAARRAFLRRGLLTDAADLLLARTRQAEPSLTGSAAAATGSGDSTALARADRVAPALLSGYQGRPDFQPDGYDEALDARGLVRPSYRGVLRTLERIGPAALAERAAARRATQTAQGMVFRVAGEDETRPLPMDLVPRIVDAADWALIGTGLVQRVRALEAFLRDVYADGHALADGIVPAWAVPASPGLRHWGHAVPAGAIRATVSGIDLVRGGDGRWLVLEDNLRIPSGAAYAVAARWLTRGALPELSVRPGILGLDAVPALLHAALVAAAPTRARGRDSHGVPAVAVLTSGPEDSAYFEHQFLAEQMVVPLLEPHQLVVDDGAVRYLDPAGGAPRPVDVLYRRIDDDDLYAALGADGAPLGPPLAAALTAGTVSLANAPGNGVADDKVIYAYVNRLIPYYLGEQPVLDDVPTYVCGDPAQLDHVLAHLDELVVKPVDGYGGAGVLIGPRAQAHELTEARAQLLAEPRRWIGQEVVALSTHPTWSVDDVTADESPAALAAGAGEGRFEPRAVDLRAFVYQGEQTVVAPAAFSRVAPAGSLVVNSSRGGGCKDTWLLRS from the coding sequence ATGAGCGACACGCCGATTCCGGCCGTCGGCGTCGAGGAGGAGTTCCACATCCTCGATCTGGTCACCCGGGCGCTGGTCCCCCGGGCCGGGGAGATTCTGGAGGCACTGCCAGCCGGGCGTTTCACCTCCGAGTTGCTCAAGTCCGTCGTGGAGACGAACAGCGCGCCGACCCGCGATCTGGCCGCGCTGCGCGCCGACCTGGTCGACCTGCGTCACGAGCTGGCCGCCGCCGCCGAGCCGCTCGGGCTCGGACCGGTCGCCGCCGGCACCGTCCCGATCGTCGACCCGGACCGGCTGGAGGTCAGCCGCGACCCGCGCTACCTGCAGATGACCGAGGAGTACCAGATCCTGGCCCGGGAGCAGGTGATCTGCGGGGCGCACGTGCATGTCGACGTCGGTGACCGGGACACCGCCATGGCGGTCATCGCCCGGGTCGGCCCCTGGCTGCCGCTGTTCCTGGCCCTGTCGGCGAGCTCGCCGTTCTGGCTGGGCGCCGACAGCGGCTACGCCAGCATGCGCACGATGGTCTGGCAGCGCTGGCCGACCGCCGGGGTGACCGGCCGGTTCCAGACCGCGGCCGAGTACGACCAGCTGGTCGCCGACCTGGTCAAGTCCGGGGTGATCAGCGACCCGGGCATGGTGTATTTCGACATCCGGCCGTCGGCCCACCTGCCCACGGTCGAGCTCCGTGTCTGCGACGCGTGCCCGGACGTGGACACGGTCGTGCTGATCGCTGGCCTGTTCCGCGGCCTGGTCAGCCACTCGGTCGCCGCGATCGAGGCCGGGCTGCCTGTCGAGCTGCCGCGCGCCGAGCTGCTGCGCGCCGCGACCTGGCGGGCCGCCCGCTCCGGGCTGGAGGGTGACCTCGTCGAGCCGTCGGGCGGCGGCGCGGGGCCGGTGCCGGCCGAGGACCTGCTGGGCCGGCTGCTCGCCGAGATCCGGCCCCAGCTGGAGACGGCGGGGGACTGGGAGCTGCTGACCGAGCTCGCCGAGCAGGCGATCCAGCGTGGCAGCGCCGCCGCCGCGGCCCGCCGGGCCTTCCTGCGCCGCGGCCTGCTGACGGACGCCGCCGACCTGCTGCTCGCCCGCACGCGCCAGGCCGAGCCGAGCCTGACCGGCTCGGCGGCCGCCGCCACGGGCTCCGGTGACTCCACCGCGCTGGCCCGGGCCGACCGGGTCGCGCCTGCGCTGCTGTCCGGATACCAGGGCCGACCGGACTTCCAGCCGGACGGCTACGACGAGGCCCTGGACGCCCGTGGCCTGGTCCGCCCGAGCTACCGGGGGGTGCTGCGCACGCTGGAACGAATCGGCCCGGCGGCGCTCGCGGAGCGGGCCGCGGCTCGCCGGGCCACCCAGACCGCCCAGGGCATGGTCTTCCGCGTCGCCGGCGAGGACGAGACCCGGCCGCTCCCGATGGACCTGGTGCCACGGATCGTCGACGCCGCCGACTGGGCGCTGATCGGTACCGGCCTGGTCCAGCGGGTCCGGGCGCTGGAGGCCTTCCTGCGGGACGTCTACGCCGACGGGCACGCCCTCGCCGACGGGATCGTGCCCGCCTGGGCCGTGCCGGCGTCGCCGGGCCTGCGGCACTGGGGGCACGCCGTTCCCGCGGGCGCCATCCGCGCGACCGTCAGCGGCATCGACCTGGTGCGCGGCGGCGACGGCCGGTGGCTCGTGCTGGAGGACAACCTGCGGATTCCCTCCGGTGCCGCCTACGCGGTCGCCGCCCGCTGGCTGACCCGGGGCGCCCTGCCCGAGCTGTCGGTCCGGCCGGGGATCCTCGGCCTCGACGCGGTACCGGCGCTGCTGCACGCCGCGCTCGTGGCCGCGGCGCCCACCCGGGCCCGCGGCCGCGACAGCCACGGCGTCCCGGCGGTGGCGGTGCTGACCAGCGGGCCGGAGGACTCCGCCTACTTCGAGCACCAGTTCCTGGCCGAGCAGATGGTCGTCCCGCTGCTGGAGCCGCACCAGCTCGTCGTCGACGACGGCGCCGTCCGCTACCTCGACCCGGCCGGCGGCGCGCCACGGCCGGTCGACGTGCTCTACCGGCGGATCGACGACGACGACCTGTACGCCGCCCTCGGTGCCGACGGCGCGCCGCTCGGCCCCCCACTGGCCGCCGCGCTCACCGCCGGGACCGTCAGCCTGGCCAACGCTCCGGGCAACGGCGTCGCCGACGACAAGGTGATCTACGCCTACGTCAACCGGCTGATCCCGTACTACCTGGGTGAGCAGCCCGTGCTGGACGACGTCCCGACCTACGTCTGCGGCGACCCGGCGCAGCTCGACCACGTGCTGGCCCATCTGGACGAGCTGGTCGTCAAGCCGGTCGACGGGTACGGCGGCGCCGGCGTCCTGATCGGCCCGCGCGCCCAGGCGCACGAGCTGACGGAGGCGCGCGCGCAGCTGCTCGCCGAGCCGCGGCGCTGGATCGGGCAGGAGGTGGTCGCGCTGTCGACCCATCCGACCTGGTCGGTCGACGACGTCACGGCCGACGAGTCCCCGGCGGCCCTGGCGGCCGGGGCCGGCGAGGGCCGGTTCGAGCCGCGCGCCGTCGATCTTCGGGCGTTCGTGTACCAGGGCGAGCAGACGGTGGTCGCGCCGGCGGCCTTCAGCCGGGTCGCCCCGGCCGGCAGCCTCGTCGTGAACTCGTCCCGGGGCGGTGGCTGCAAGGACACCTGGCTGCTGCGGAGCTGA
- a CDS encoding N-acetylglutaminylglutamine amidotransferase, which yields MCGLSGELRLDGQPADVAAVARMTAALERRGPDGVGLFSAGPVALGHRRLKIIDLSERGAQPMTDPELGLTAVFNGCVYNYQELRDELTAAGYRFFSGSDTEVVLKAYHRWGVGFVDHFAGMFAIAVHERDSGRLVLARDRLGIKPLYVSADAHRIRFASTLPALLAGGGVDTELDLVALHHYLSFHAIVPPPRTILRGVRKLPQATVRVIEPDGTSTDKVYWRPDFTRRAEHANWSALDWRDAVAEKLRVAVRRRMVADVPVGVLLSGGLDSSMIVALLAQAGQTGLATFSVGFDAAGGETGDEFHYSDLVAEHFGTDHHQILVPTVDLAPAVDAAIDAMSEPMVSHDCVAFYLLSQEVAKDVTVVQSGQGADEVFAGYSWYRPLAAVPRDQAVENYLRVFADRAHADLAAVVSPDHLIEADASRHFVAEHFAYPGAETTVDAALRIDSTIMLVDDPVKRVDNMTMAAGLEARTPFLDHELVELAAACPPELKLASGGKGVLKDISRTLLPDEVIDRPKGYFPVPAIRHLSGPILDRVAAALHAPAARGRGLYRPDWVTAALAAPNEERTNLGANALWQVGLLEMWLQAHGI from the coding sequence ATGTGTGGGCTGAGCGGGGAGCTACGGCTGGACGGCCAGCCGGCTGACGTCGCGGCGGTCGCCAGGATGACGGCGGCGCTGGAACGGCGCGGCCCGGACGGCGTCGGCCTGTTCTCGGCCGGCCCGGTGGCGCTCGGCCACCGCCGGCTGAAGATCATCGACCTGTCCGAGCGCGGCGCGCAGCCGATGACCGACCCCGAGCTCGGCCTCACGGCCGTGTTCAACGGGTGCGTCTACAACTACCAGGAACTGCGCGACGAGCTGACCGCCGCCGGCTACCGGTTCTTCTCCGGCTCGGACACCGAGGTCGTGCTCAAGGCCTACCACCGGTGGGGGGTCGGCTTCGTCGACCACTTCGCCGGGATGTTCGCGATCGCCGTCCACGAGCGCGACAGCGGCCGGCTGGTGCTCGCCCGAGACCGCCTCGGCATCAAGCCGCTCTACGTCAGCGCCGACGCCCACCGGATCCGGTTCGCCTCGACCCTGCCCGCGCTGCTCGCCGGCGGCGGGGTGGACACCGAGCTCGACCTGGTGGCGCTGCACCACTACCTGTCGTTCCACGCGATCGTCCCGCCCCCGCGCACGATCCTGCGCGGGGTGCGCAAGCTGCCCCAGGCCACGGTCCGCGTGATCGAGCCGGACGGGACCAGCACCGACAAGGTCTACTGGCGGCCGGACTTCACCCGCCGCGCCGAGCACGCCAACTGGTCGGCGCTCGACTGGCGTGACGCCGTCGCGGAGAAGCTGCGCGTCGCGGTCCGCCGCCGGATGGTCGCCGACGTGCCGGTCGGCGTGCTGCTGTCCGGCGGGCTGGACTCCAGCATGATCGTCGCGCTGCTCGCCCAGGCCGGGCAGACGGGCCTGGCGACGTTCAGCGTGGGCTTCGACGCGGCCGGCGGGGAGACGGGCGACGAGTTCCACTACTCCGACCTGGTCGCCGAGCACTTCGGCACCGACCATCATCAGATCCTCGTGCCGACCGTGGACCTGGCGCCCGCGGTGGACGCGGCCATCGACGCGATGAGCGAGCCGATGGTCAGCCACGACTGCGTCGCGTTCTACCTGCTGTCCCAGGAGGTCGCCAAGGACGTGACCGTGGTGCAGTCCGGGCAGGGCGCCGACGAGGTGTTCGCCGGCTACTCCTGGTACCGGCCGCTCGCCGCCGTGCCCCGAGACCAGGCCGTCGAGAACTACCTGCGGGTCTTCGCCGACCGGGCCCACGCCGACCTGGCCGCGGTCGTCTCGCCCGACCACCTGATCGAGGCCGACGCGAGCCGGCACTTCGTCGCCGAGCACTTCGCGTACCCGGGCGCCGAGACGACCGTCGACGCGGCGCTGCGGATCGACTCCACGATCATGCTGGTCGACGACCCGGTGAAGCGGGTCGACAACATGACGATGGCCGCCGGGCTGGAGGCGCGCACGCCGTTCCTCGACCACGAGCTGGTCGAGCTCGCGGCCGCCTGCCCGCCGGAGCTCAAGCTCGCCTCCGGCGGCAAGGGCGTCCTGAAGGACATCAGCCGCACGCTGCTGCCGGACGAGGTGATCGACCGTCCGAAGGGCTACTTCCCGGTGCCGGCGATCCGCCACCTGTCCGGCCCGATCCTCGACCGGGTGGCCGCGGCGCTGCACGCCCCGGCGGCCCGCGGCCGAGGCCTCTACCGGCCTGACTGGGTGACGGCGGCGCTCGCCGCGCCCAACGAGGAGCGCACGAACCTCGGCGCGAACGCGCTCTGGCAGGTCGGCCTGCTGGAGATGTGGCTGCAGGCCCACGGAATCTGA
- a CDS encoding GNAT family N-acetyltransferase: MKIEELGADGTEKAYEAMRQLRPHLTSAGFVRLVNEVQRPQGYRLVGSWDAASGRVVAAAGFRLQHMLAHGRVLVVDDLSTVPAARGQGHASRLLAWLEREARYHHCVQVHLDAGTHRYDAHRLYVRNGFSIKSFRLTRRL; this comes from the coding sequence GTGAAGATCGAGGAGCTGGGAGCGGACGGGACCGAGAAGGCGTACGAGGCGATGCGCCAGTTGCGCCCGCACCTGACCTCGGCCGGGTTCGTCCGGCTCGTCAACGAGGTCCAGCGGCCCCAGGGCTACCGGCTGGTCGGGTCCTGGGACGCGGCCTCGGGCCGGGTCGTCGCCGCGGCCGGCTTCCGGCTGCAGCACATGCTGGCCCACGGCCGGGTGCTGGTCGTCGACGACCTGTCGACCGTGCCGGCCGCCCGGGGCCAGGGCCACGCGTCCCGGCTGCTGGCCTGGCTGGAGCGCGAGGCCCGCTACCACCACTGCGTCCAGGTGCACCTCGACGCCGGCACCCACCGGTATGACGCTCACCGGCTGTACGTCCGCAACGGCTTCTCGATCAAGTCCTTCCGGCTGACCCGCCGCCTGTGA